The Balaenoptera acutorostrata chromosome 11, mBalAcu1.1, whole genome shotgun sequence genome segment aaaaaaccccaacctaGGTTGTTTTATCCAAGAGgccaatttaaaacaaaaacaaacgggtaacttgtatttttactttaaaacaagTTTGAGATTTCTGAAGTCTGTGCTGATGAAAGAGGATGCCAACGAATTCACTCATCACCATACATAAAGTTAAGCTTTCTAAACTAAATCTCTTTAGCATGAGACCAAAAACAGTCTGCTCTTAGAAGATCCCCAAATGTTCTCTCTTCCAACTCTTTAAAAGCCAGCTTCTGTTTCTCCAAGAAGCAAAATACATTCAATATTGCAAAAAAGCACCATAGGTATCTGAAATGCAAAATAACCAGCAAGTCACAttctttttcacagaattagcAGGCATCTATCACCTGTTTCTCAGATTGTttatttccctgtttcttttttttcactggCAGGACGGTCCAGAACCtctattttgccttttccatcttctgaATGAGGAAGCTTAATGGTATCGATGGTGACTTCACCTTCAGAAGAGGTGCTATCGTCTTCATCCTCAGATTCTGAACTGTCCTCTGAACTGTCTTGTGAATTCTCTTCTGAACTGTCCTCTTCTTTTGAATCAGACTGATTCATCTCAAACAAGGCCACATCCTGCAAAACACCACCATGTGGGAAATTTATTTCAGGGCAGTTCCCTAAAAGGTTACAATAACAACTTTGGGAAGGGACCAACGTTTAGCCCAAGCAGCACGTAGGACAGAAAATGTtcttgtttttggctgtgccacgtggcttgcaagatcttagttccccgaccaagtctcaaacccaggccctcagcactgAAAGCATGGAGCcccaacccctggaccgccagggaattcccccggACAAGAAAAGTTCTTAATACAATATGGCACTATTATTCTTTCAGTTGCCAGAGTCCGCCATAATGATTTATATTTACTACAAGTCTAAAAAGTCCCCCACAACCGATTCTATATATCCTGATTATATTCAACacaattcactcaacaaatattaacaagTATCAACATGAACCAGGTACCACACTAGTggctcaacaacaacaaaatcctggCCTTTGTGGAACTTATGTTTTTGAGGAGGAGTTGGCAAATCACGGCCTGCAGGGCAGACCCAGCCCACTGCCCGTTTTCAGTGCAGCTCTGAGCTAAGAACGGTTTTTACACTTTTCAGTGGTAGAAAAAACTAATCCAAAGAGTAATATTTCATGAaacgtgaaaattatatgaaattcaaatgtcGGTGTCCATAAACAAAGCTTATAAAACTTGCCTATTCATTACATATCATCTGCAGCTGCTTCCACACCGAAATGGCAGAAATGAGGAGTCACAATGGGCACAGGAGGGCCCACAAAGCCTAacgtatttactatctggccccctacagaaaatgtttgctgacttcTGTTCTAGTTGGGaaagaaagacaataaacaaTTACACAGAAAGCATAGTGTAGGgcagtgaaaatttaaaaaaataaaagctaataaTAGAGCCACCGAGAAGGCCTCTCAAGGTGACAAGTGATGAGAGATGGAAGGAGTCAAGACGCAGGAATCTGGGGAGGGGCATTCTGCAAGGAGGGAAAAGGCCCGGAGCAAGGAGATGGAGACTGCAGTGCAGTCACTGAGGGTCCTTGGTGGGAGACAAGGTCAACAGAGAGCTGGAGGCAGGATCACACACGCCCACGAAGGACTCTGAATTAATTAGAAACGTCATGGGAAGCCCCCTGGTTCCCAAACTGCGGGCCACACGcactgggtgaagaacagactcTGGGAAGAAAGGGTGGAAGCAGGAAGGCTGGCTGGGAAATTAGCGGGATAATCCAGAGGGGAGACCGTAATCACCTAGAGCACGGGTGCTGGATGCCGTGTGGAAATGGCTGGATTTGGGATGTGTTCTGGAGGCAGAGCTGCCAGATCTGCTGATGAATCAGATATGATTCTTAACAATGGTGTCAGCGCTGTCCAGACACGAGTGTTATACAGGGAATTCCAGTGTAGAAACAAGAGAGCCTAAACTGAGAGACAGTTTTCACACGTGGCTTATGTGATCAGTTATTCTGTTATACACGTCATTTACTTTCGCATTCTCAATGAATCAGACTATGATTACCTCTTTTGGGCCTTAgatgggaaaataagaaaaaaatccagttagAACACTTAGTAAATAAATGCTTCAACATAACAAATGTACTATTTAACTTGAAAAAGCCTTCCTATGATGCTGAATTACTAAATTCCTAAACTTCACCCAGGGAAGCTTACTGACCTATGAGATCCTTAATCATCAAATGACCGAGTATCTATGCAGTACTGGAAACATGAGCTGACTttgcaagaaggaaaaaaacaggcagaattaaaattaaaaagttctcTTTTTCCGGTGACGAGGCATACTGGTAATTttacattatgaaatgaaaacaaagcataGTTACCATTTGTATAACTTTTCCGAGAGTCTCGTCAATATTTTCAATATTGAAATGACCAGGTGGTGCAGCTGCCATTTCTTTCCTTAGCTTTTCATTTGCCTGAGCCATCTGTGGGAGAAAGCTCTGTACTTGGGCCAAtactaaggagaaaaaatatagtTTATCAATATTTATGTTAGTATTTGGCCaaacttcaaatttttaaatcCAGAATTTCCTGTAAAAACACTTCTAAATTTGACAGGAATAATAACAATAGTTATAATAAAATCTTTCAAATTCCTTCCATTTTACAAACTCCCATCCTCTCCTGAATTCTTAAAACGGTAGGACTACACAATTCAGCAATTATTTCTCAATGTTTTGTGTTTCtcatatatgcccaggactggaaATTCCTAGAAGGCTGGCATTCAACAAACAGTAACTGAATAAGTAGGCAGTAGGACTTAATAGTTAAATGCACGAGGCTCCGAGGCTTTGGGGTCAGACCGACGATGTTAATAATAGAACCCCAGTACCACCTCTTACTATCTGAGTTACCTTGGGCATGTTAATGAAGCAATGGCTGTTTTTACCTGCCCAACATCTGTTCCCCTTTCTTCTGATAATATAACGATGACTTTCCTTTTAAACTCTGTCACTCTTAGTCACTCTCGTCCCTACCCCATTCATGCTGACGTGTTCCACAACCTTGGCCACTATGATTTGGTTTAACGACACTGTGATCTGTCAGGCCAATCAGAGATCACCCTGGGACTCAGGTTGGAACTGTTGAGAGAAATATCCCTTCTTTCCGAGTAAATGACTAAGTGAGCTGCTGAATATAAGCCTGGAGCTGCTGATAAACTGGCCCACCTGCCACCCGTCGGGGACGAGCTTGTTCTAGATGAAGTCAACACCTAGGAAAGCAGAACTAAGAGATACAGAGCAGAAGATCCCGGATGATGCCAAGCACCTGGATGCAGATGTACCTGAAATCACTGGGGTACTTTTCCCCAACTAAATGAGCCAGCATCGTTTGGCTGAAGGCAATGTGAACTGGGTTTCCGTCATTTACAACCACATAAGTCTAACTAACACGTTTAATTTAACCAAAAATCAAAACCTCAGtttactcacctgtaaaacagggaCGATAACTGACAGGCACTATGGTAAGCACAGGGGGGGGGCAATAAACAAGggatttctaatttctttagctCTCAGAAGAGGCCCGGCACATAACTATGCACATCATGGGCTCTCAGAACTCCTTAAGTCACTGCTACAACCACAGAACAGCTGATGGAAATGTCCAGAGtatggaagaagagaagaaagtcgAGGTGAAGGTCAAGAAATGGCCTTTAATTGTGAAACAGGACGGCTGGAAGGATTCCAGATGGCATACCCAACTTGGAAAAGGGTTTggcaattttttctttattaaagaaTACTTTTCATaggacccagaaattccactcggAGATATgtaccccccaaaataaaaacctACGTCCACACAAAAGCCTGGATTTGAATGGGGAGCCACCATGCAGTCATTTCAGCTGTTGTAGGTTTAGTGCATACTATAGTTAAGTTCCCCTCTCGGAATACTCATGATTTCTTAGTTTACAGACATGATAACTTCATGCatcatttacattgtttttactactttttttaaaataaatttatttatttatttttggctgtgatactacttcttgtttttattctttttttttaaacattcagagTGAATTATGCAGAACCTGAGTATTACATGAATGCTACCTGAACAAAGTCTGAGTGGTCTGTGAGTGTGCAGTACAGCAATATGACAGAGTAATTAATGAAGAGAACTGGCCCTGTTATGAGTAACATTTACTATTTAAGTAATTATGTACAATTTAATGGGATCTGGTAGTGTTTTCCCACACATGAATATTGAATTCGGGACTCAGTAACCTCTAGAAAAATTTCCCATGGAGATTAACAATAATTGGTTTTGATTTCCAAAAATCCATCCCACAAGGATTTTTTCTGGGCAAGGTTACCCTCTTAAAGCAGGGGAATAATGTATTATCCCTGTGCACTGAATTCACAACGTAATTCCCAAGTAAGACTTGCTCGGGTTCACTCTCTGTGGTTTTATATCTGACAACAAAGGCAGATACTGTCCCACCAAATAAGTGCTTAATTAGGCAGAATTTCACATCAGAGAGGgttcttgagagagagagagaggaagagagagagagggaagagtacTTACAGGGACTCCTCTCTATCCAAACTGTTTGAAGAGTGGAATTCTTTCTGGAATTAGGCTTGGAGTTGATAAGCAACCTGTCCCATATacctgcaaacacacacacttcattTACTATAGCGTAAAGAAATAGGAGCCCATCAGCAAACTTTCCAAGACCACCCTCAAGCCCTCAGGTTTTGACCATTCGTTCCTCACTTcccaacacattttttaaaaaaagcactccAAGTTCCATTACAACATTTTAGTTCTGCACACAGATCTCCCCTTTCTTAAATCTGTCTCCTACATCTCTGAGTCACCAATGCCAAGTAATAAATGCACACTGAACTGCACCTTTCTGGGTCAGAAACCCATCAGTAACAAATGTGGGTTGGCAATGACAGAACACAAGAAGCAGTACAAAGTACCATAAGGGTTAAGTGAAGCCAGAAATGGTTTACCAGCTGCATTATATTGGACAAATTacctaagcttttttttttttaaatatttatttatttatttatttatttttggctgtgttgggtcttcgtttctgtgcgagggctttctctagttgcggcaagcgggggccactcttcatcgcggtgcgcgggcctctcactgtcgcagcctctcttgttgcggagcacaggttccagacgcgcaggctcagcagttgtggctcacgggcctagttgctccgcggcatgtgggatcttcccacaccagggctcgaacctgtgtcccctgcattggcaggcagattctcaaccactgtgccactagggaagccccacctAAGCTTTTTGAgcattaatttcttcatttataaaacatgCCTGCCACGTTAGTTCCCCCTCGGTAAAGATGTCCAACCTAGACAAAACAGCTCTTTAAACCTCCCCACTCCCAACTCCACCTATTCAGCCTTACATTCACAACTCCTCAAATCAACCCAACTCTCCAGCCCATCAGAGCTCAGAGAACAGGACTCGTCTTTCACAACCCAAGGCTTTGCGCACCGTGTTTCCAACACCTGGAAAATCTCTTCACTCTGGTGTAAAAATCCCGTTCACCCTCAGAGCAGCAGCTCAACATTCCTTGCTTACTACCTTAGACCCATCAATTGGATTAGTGCAAAGAGCACGGGCTCTGAAGCCACGCTGATTGGATTCAAATCTCAGTTTTGCCACTTCCCAGCCACACGATCTCCAGCAAATTACTCATCTGTATGATACaccaggtctcagtttcctcatctataaatggcGATAACAGAGCCTTCTAcacagggtggttgtgaggattaaattagtgaATTAATTCCTGGGGCAAAGCAGGCACTAAGAAAGCTtcggctattattattataacttcTTTGGATGCTCTGGATTCTCACAGAATCTTTTCTTCAAAAGAATATTTAAGGAGAATATGCCCAAGACCTTAGGTGTATTATTCTtctccataaaaaaagaaagaaaaacaaattctataGATACTACTACTTCCATTTTCCCAATGCAAAAACTGAGGCGTTGGGAATGTAAACAACTCTCCTAAAGTTCCATAGCGAATAACTCATGGCGCTGGGATTCGAATCCTTGCTTTTTAATTCTCTATTATGGTGTCTGAAATCCTGTGCGGATTTCCCGAACCCGTCTTCCTCTAGAGAGAGGCACTAAGGGTGGCTCTGTGGGCATCTGCGGAGGAAGGGTGGTTAATACTCATCCGCTCCCCTTACCAGTCAACTGCTGGGACCCAGAGCCGACCCTAAGGCCGCCCCCTTAGGGGAGGTGTCTCGCTGTGGCGCGCGGCAGTGGGCGCTCACCGCGGTGCGGAATACAGGAACCACGCCCAGGCCCGAGGCCGGGTGCGCACCCCCCCGCCGCCCGGTCTCACCCCGAGTCCTGCGGCCACCCCCGGGGGTCCCTCGGTGGGGCCGGGCCTGGGCAGGGAGCCGCCGACCGGCCCCCGGCTGCTCCGGCAGCGCGACCCCTGCCGCACGTGCGCGCCccacgccgccgccgcccgcccgtCACCTCCGCGGCCGCCGCTGCCCGCCGTCAGCAGTTCCCTGGACACCGAGACCCCGGAGCCGTCCCGGGAAAAAGACGAACAGCTCGCGTCGGACTGGGATTCGCCGTGGGCCTCCATGCTGCTCGCCAGTCTTCAGAGCAGCCGCTCCAGGCCCGGATGCAGGAaaaaggctggggaagggggcggggccagggctaCGATTAGAGGAAAGTCGGAGGGGCGGGGCGAGGGCGGAGCGAGGGTGGCCTGCGGCGAGGGCGGCCCCTAGCGGAGTGAGGAGGCCATTCTTATCGTGGGAAAAGGAAGGCGGAGGGTCTGGAGACCCTGTGACTGGATGAAAGAGCTGGCAAGGCTGGCTTTTTAGCAAAACCTGAAGAGCGCGCGGTAGGGCTGccctccttttcattttttttttttaaactgtggttaaaaaaaaccacataacACAGAATGTACCATCTTAACTGTTTTTACGGGTACAGTTCAGAAGTGTTAACTCTACGTTGTTATGTAACAGATCTGTAGAATTTTtcgcaaaactgaaactctataaccACTGAGCAacctccccatttctccctgaCAGCCACCATTTTaacttctgtttctatgagtttaactacttcagatacttcatataagtggaatcatacaatatttgtcttttcacAACTGGCagatttcacttagtataatgttctcAAAGTTTATCCATGCTGTGGCAAGTAATaggattcccttctttttaaaggctgaataatattccattccatgCACATACCACATTTCCTTTACCCATTCGTCCCTTGATAGCTGGGTTGCTTCCTCCcggatattgtgaataatgctgcaatgaacataggtaTGCAAATATATCTTTGAGatactgctttcaattcttttggatttatACCCAGAAGTGTGATTACTGACtgtatgctaattctatttttaactttttaagaacctTTGTACTagtttccatagtgactgcactaTCTTATTCCCACCAGTAGGGCATAagcgttccaatttctccacatcctcaccaatgcttattttctttttctttctttctttctttctttctttctttctttctttctttctttctctttttttaacagtGGCCATCCTAGtcagtgcgaggtgatacctcattgtagttttgatttgcatttctctaattatgagtgatgttgagcatcttttcatgtgttcacTGATCATTTGTATATCTACTTGGGAGAAATGTGTGTTCACATCCATTGCCCATTTTAACTCAGATTGTATGAGCTATTTACAtattcttatcagatatatgataatGTTTTGGAGACATAGACCATTATGAACATACAAGAACTCAGGAAATATTATTCCcatacccttttttaaaaatttactagagAATATGATTCAGAAAATAATTGGAGAAATTCAACTTAAGTTTTGATGCTGAGCATTTTACAGTAGAATTGGGGAGAAACAGTGAGAATAAGGTTGAAAGAatagtatttaatttatataGGTTTTGATAATATGGATATAACACAAATACGAAAAATGGGGAGAAAGCAGAGACTGTATATGAAGAGAaaatctggctttttaaaaactgggacTAAAAggctaatactttttttttttctttattttcttttttttccctttttttaaactttgggtttatttatttatttatggctgtgttgggtcttcgtttctgtgcgagggctttctccagttgcgacaagtgggggccactcttcatcgcggtgcgtgggcctctcactatcgcggcctctcttgttgcggagcacaggctgcagacgcgcaggctcagtaattgtggctcacaggcctagttgctccgcggcatgtgggatcctcccagaccagggctcgaacccgtgtcccctgcattggcaggcagattctcaaccattgtgccaccagggaagccctaaaagggTAATACTTTAAGTTAGATGCTGGGggtaaaggagagaagagaaagaggagatgaCTTGCAAATTACAATATTGTTCATAGTGGGAAGACAATATAAAAAAGGGGGGTGTACTGAATGGTATTGAGTAAAGGTAttagaacaaaattaaaatattcctaaATACCCAAATTAatgagatagaaagaaagaaataaaacagacttCATAGGAAAGACTTTATATGATTATGACGAAACTGAAGCAAAGCATATCAGTTGTATCAATACATGCAGTAGGGCTTAACTGacctataaaaagaaaaggattttcAGATTGGATAAAACGTCAATATCCAACTCTATGCTGGATAGAAGagacttatttaaaatataagattaaaatggtaaaaatacaaggatggtgtttttaaaaatttaagtgttCCTGGTATATCTATAACCATTCTAAATaaaacctaaatttaaaaaaagtggggggggggcttccctggtggcgcagtggttgagagtctgcctgccaatgcagggcacacgggttcgagccctagtctgggaagatcccacatgccgcgcagcaactaggcccgtgagccacaactactgagcctgcgcgtctggagcctgtgctccgcaacaagagaggccgtgatagtgagaggcccgcgcaccgcgatgaagagtggcccccgctcgccgcaactggagaaagccctcacacagaaacgaagacccaacacagccaaaaataaataaattaattaattaattaaaaaaaaaaaagggtgggggggatcagatcaaagccacaatgagatatcacctcacacgtgATAGAATGGCTATTacgaaaaagacaagaaacagcaagtgttggcgaggatgtggaaaaaagggaacacttgaACACTGTTTATGGAAATataaatcggtgcagccactgtggaaaacagtatggaggttcctgaaaaacttaaaaatagaactatcatataatCCACCAAGTTCACTTCTGGAtgtttatctgaaggaaatgaaatcactatctcaaaaacATATCAGCACCTCCATattttgcagcattatttataatagccaagacatggaaacaacctaagtgtctatcaacaggtgaatggataaagaaaatgtgatacttatataaattcagcaatataaagaaggaaatcttcCCATTTGTAACAACGTGCATGGACCTCAAggtcattatgctaagcaaaataagtcagagaaagacaaatactgtgtgttctcacttatatgtagaatctaaaaaaaaaaaacaatagaacacATAGgtacagattggtggttgccagaggataGGAGTGgcagtgggtgaaatgggtgaactTCTAGTAAGGTAAATAATtcctggagatgtaatgtacagcatggtgactataattaactaTACTGtcttgtatatttgaaagttgctaagagaatagatcttaaaagttctcatcacaagaaaaaaaattttaagtgtgtaaggtgatggatgttaacttatTCTGGTAATCGCtttgcatacacatacatatatcaaatcattatgttctacctaaaactaatacaatgttatataccaattatatctcaattaaaaaaaaaagtaaacagggTCATGACTTTATTATTAGACAAGCAAGAATTCAGCCTTGTTCCccctaaaaggaaacaaaaagacacTTTATAATGCTAAATACTGCAATTTGCAAAGAGGAAACTATCATTAATATCCATGTGCCCAATAAAACAGCAGTGAGTATTATAAAGCAAACTGAAAAGGAATGCAAAGATAAATAAGCAGAAACTCTAATAATTGGAAATTTTAACACCCTTTCAGAACAGAATAGACCTAACTGGAcaaaaaatttgtatggatacagaagacctaaacaaaattataaacaaagTAGATCTAATAAATGTAAACACTGAATCCTGATAATAGAGATTAAACTTTCTTCTAAGTCACATGGAAAATTCACCAAATTGACATGTTATAGTCCACAAAGAAAATTTCAATACATTCcaaaaatgtaaatgatataAGGGGCCTTCTGTGATCACAATTCTATATAACTGGCaaataatgacattaaaaaaatctcttccgcctaaaactgtaaaaacacaCTGCTAATCAATCCTTGCATCAAGAGGAAATAGTGAAATGAGACTGTGCCCCCCAAAAGCTAAGTActgaaaaagtcaagaaaatgacAAACCACTAGCTAACCTAAACCAAAATAGGGAGTGGAGGAAGGTTTGAAggtataaatatatgaaataaaaggtAATGAAACAATAACCATAAAATCAgaggaaatatataaaaacttataAACACTACTTTGCAcaactctatgcaaataaaactgaaaacctgTATGAAACCATTTGAAATGGTTAATGTtccataaatatataatttacaaaatttCCCCAGAATCAATAGCAAGTCTAAAGAGAGCAATTTCTATAGACGTTACAGAGAAGGTTGTCAgagctcccacataaaaacaccatGCCCAGTTGGTTTTACAAGAGGatttctatcaaacttttaaagaTCAGATAAATCTAATGCTACTTAAACTATTTCAGAGTAtgggaaataaaagtaaatttcccAAGTTCTAAGAAATGAATATAGCATTGATACCCAAACTTCACAATGattgtacaaaaaagaaaattagggacttccctggtggcgcagtggttaagaatccgcctgccaatgcaggcgacacgggtttgaaccctggtccggaaagatcccacatgccgtggagcaactaagcccatgcgccacacctactgatcctgcgctctagagcccgcgagccacaactactgagcccacgtgctacaactactgaagcccgcgcaccgagagcccgtgctctgcaacaagagaagccaccgcaatgagaagcccacgcaccg includes the following:
- the NOPCHAP1 gene encoding NOP protein chaperone 1, with the translated sequence MEAHGESQSDASCSSFSRDGSGVSVSRELLTAGSGGRGGIWDRLLINSKPNSRKNSTLQTVWIERSPLLAQVQSFLPQMAQANEKLRKEMAAAPPGHFNIENIDETLGKVIQMDVALFEMNQSDSKEEDSSEENSQDSSEDSSESEDEDDSTSSEGEVTIDTIKLPHSEDGKGKIEVLDRPASEKKETGK